A region of the Pseudomonas asiatica genome:
GGCAGGTGTCCAGCAGCCGCGCCGAGCCCAAGGGCTTGCTGCGGGTCAATGCGCCGCTGGGCTTTGGCCGTACCCACGTGGGGCCGGCGGTGTCATCGTTTGCCAAGCGCTACCCCGAGGTGGAGGTGCAACTGCACCTGACCGACCGCCCCATTGCCCTGCCGAACGATGCCATCGACGTGGCCATCCGCTTTGGCGAGTTGCCCGACTCGCGGCTGATCGCCCGCAAGATCGCGGCCAACCGCCGCCGATTGTGCGCATCGCCCGGTTACCTGGAAGCCCACGGTACCCCCGAATCGCCAAAGGACCTGGCCAGCCACAACTGCATCGTGTTGCGCCAGAACGACGCCGCGTTCGGTATCTGGCGGCTCAGCCGCGGCAAGCAGAGCGAGTCGGTGAAGGTGCATGGCAGCCTCAGCACCAACGATGGCGAGGTCGCCCTGAACTGGGCGCTGGACGGGCAGGGCATCCTGCTGCGGGCCGAGTGGAACCTGGCCGACCACCTGCGCAGCGGGCGCCTGGTGGAGGTGCTGGGCGATTACCACACGCCGCCTGCGGATATCTATGCGGTGTACCTGGAACGCCTGAACCTGTCGGCCAAGGTGTCGTGCTTCGTCGAGCACCTGAGGGCATTCTTCCGCCAGGGGGACAGCCTGGCAGCGTGGCATTGAGGCCTTTACCACAGGCGATCGCGTTATACTCCGCGCCTTTGCCCATGCCCGGAATCCGCCCATGCGCCAGGTTTTGCTCATTGTCGATGTCCAGTCCACCTTCAGCCCGCCCGAGTGGCTGGTCGATGGCCTGCGCCGGTTGTCGGCGAACATCCCCACCATCGCCTCGGTCGAGTTGCACGACGAACAGGTCACGCCGTTCGAGCGCCAGCTTGGCTGGCACCCGGCGGCCGAGGACGACAGCCTGGTCGAGGCCGACCAGGTGTTCGTCAAGCATGGCTACGGGCAGAGCGCCGAGGCTATCGACTACATCAAGAAATTGGGTGTGGAGCGCGTGCTGGTATGTGGGTTGCAGACCGAAACCTGTGTGCTGGCCGCCGGTTTCGCCCTGTTCGATGCGGGGCTGATGCCCACCCTGGTCACCGACATGACGGTAGGCTCTTCGCTCGACAGGTCGGGCAAGCTGGGCATCGACCTGTGGAAGCATCACTTCCGCCAGGTCACCACCTCGGCCGAGGTGCTCGCCGAAGTGGCTGTACCAGGCTAGCGCTTGCAGGCCCATTCTCATAGAACTGCACTAACTCATTGAATTAGCAGGGACCCTGTGGGAGCGGCTTTAGCCGCGAACACCGGCGCAGCCGGTGCCATGCACCGCGTTGGATTCTTCGCGGCTAAAGCCGCTCCCACAGGGTACGAGGATCGCTTGCGAATTCAGTTATCTGTGCGACAGCGCAGCCCAAAGGGCTGGGTAATCTCCCACAGGTTAAAGCATGGTCTTATCGGGCCGTGGTGATCGTGTGGGAGCGGCCTTGCGTCGCGAAAGGGCTGCGTAGCGGCCCCAGGATCTCGGCATCACAGCCGAAATTGCCGGGGCCGCCTCTCATAGAACAACACATAACTCATTGAGTTGGCAGTGACCTTGTGGGAGCGGGCGTGTCGAGGCGTCGAACCGCCGCGAACACCGGCGGAGCCGGTGCCAGGCACCGCGTTGGATTCTTCGCGGGCACGCCCGCTCCCACAGGGGAACACCTACATGCGAACTTGCAAGGACAGGCCTCAGGCCACATCCACCAGCACGATCTCGCTGTCCTCGATGGCGGTCACCCGCAGCACCTCCTCCTGCTCGATCGCCACGCCATCGCGCGCCTTGGCACGCAGCCCGTTGACCTCCACCAGCCCCTTGGCCGGCACCAGGTAGCCCCGGCGTGCGGCATCGAAGCGGTACTCGGCAGTTTCGCCGGCACGCAGGGTGGCAGCCACCAACCGCGCATCGGTGCGGATCTGCAGGCTGTCCTCATCGCCCGCACGGCCGCTGGCCAGGGTCACGAAGCCTTCGCCACGCTCACCTTTGGGGAACGGCCGGCTACCCCACTGCGGTGCTTCGCCAGTGCGCTCCGGCACGATCCAGATCTGGAAAATACGCGTGTCGACGTCTTCCAGGTTGTACTCGCTGTGCACGATGCCGGTACCGGCGCTCATCACCTGCACATCTCCGGCTTCGGTACGGCCTTTGTTACCCAGGCTGTCCTGGTGGCTGATCGCGCCTTCACGCACATAGGTGATGATTTCCATGTCGCGGTGCGGGTGCGGCGGGAAGCCGCTGCCGGCAGCGATCAGGTCGTCGTTCCACACCCGCAGGTTGCCCCAGTGCATGCGCGCCGGGTCGTAGTACTCGGCAAACGAGAAATGATGGTGGGCGTCGAGCCAGCCGTGGTTGGCGTGGCCGAGGCTTTCGAACGGTCGCAGTTGCAGCATGGTCGTGCTCCTCGAATCAGTGGAATGAGACCATGATGCGTCAAAGAAGCATCGAAAATAAGCGTAAATATCGGCTTAAAATAATCAGTAAAATAGATTGATAGCGATGGAGTGTTTTATCCGCTTCATCGCCTAATCCACTGATCTGCAAGCATTCGCTGGCGATTTTTTGTCGATGCGGCGAACATGCCCGCTGATTTTGTTTTTCAACGGAGTGACCGTGGCCCACGAGCAACCCCAGGCCCCCGCCGACCTTACCCCTCCTGCCCAACTGCCCTGGTTTCGCCGCCTGGCGGCCCGCCTGCTGGGGCGCGGCCTGACCCGCCTGCATGCCCAGCACCGCGACTCCTGGTTCCTCGGCCACGCCAGCGGCCAGCGCAGTGGCCATGCCGATGGCGTGCGTGAAGGGTTCGAACGCGGGCGGGTGGAAGGTTATGAGGCCGGGCGCCAGGTGCTGGTGATCCGCGATACCCGGCCCGACACCGCCGCAGTGCCGGGCCGGGATGACAACCTGTTCGATGACTGGCGCCTGCCCCTGACTGCCGAGCTGAAAAAGCGCTTCAAGGCCGATGTCGCCCAGCGCCTGCCCGCCGAGGCGCAACCCAGTGCCGCGCAATGGAAGCTGATATTCAGCGACACACCGTCCACCTGCGTGGTGGCAGGGGCCGGGGCGGGCAAGTCCACCTCGCTGGTGCTGCGCATCCTGCTGTTGCGCCACTACTTGGGCTACGAGCTGGACGCGATGACCGTGGTCACCTTCACCCGCGAGTCGCGCAAGGACTTCATCAAGCGCCTGTTGCAGGTGTTCGCCCTGTGGCAGATCAACCTGCAACCGCTGCAGGCCCGCGAGCTGGTGCGCACGTTCCATTCGCGCATCCTGCCGCTGGTGCGCAGCCTGCCGGGTTTTGGCCAGGTGCGCGCGTTCGAAACGCTGGGCAACGAGATGCCGGCCGGGCGTGAGGCCGAGGCCGAGAGCAACCCGTTCGACCTGCGCCTGAACGATGCCCAGCGCCAGCAATTGAACCAGTGCTACAGCACGCTGCTGGGCGAGAGCCCGCGTTTTGCCGAGCTGATCGGCCTGTTGCGCAGCGAAGCCCTTCAGCTGAAGCCGCTGGACCCGAACAACCCCGATGTGCAGAAGCGCGCCCAGGTAACCCAGCTGGCTGCCCAGCGCGACGAAGAGCTGTGCGACGTGATCGAAGACCTGTGGTTCGCCGCCGGCGCCTGGCCGATCAAGGGCATCGAACCCTGCCGCGAAACCATCCAGATCCGTGGCAGCCGCTTCCATGTGCATGGCCGTCTGGCCGGCCAGGGGCCTTTGCTCGTGCTGGGCTTCGACCCGGCGGAAAGCGCACAGTACCAGCGCCCCGGCGCCAAGCTGGCAGTGCGCGCCGAGTGGGCGGTCAAGCGCACCCTGTTGCAGGCCTTCTGCGACCAGCCGCTGATCTGGCTCGACAACTACGCCATGGCCCGGCGCCTGGCAGCCTCGCTGGCCGGTGATGCCGTGGCCGGCCCCGGCTTCGAATACAAGGTCAAGGGCGAACTGGCCCCGGCGCCGCTGCTCGATGCCTTTGTCGGTGCGGCGAACTTCATCGAGAACCTCGGCCTTGAGGTGAACACTGCCGTGGCGGCGATGAACTTCCCGTCCGGCGACAGCGATGCGCTGTTCTTCGAGGCCCTGGCCCTGTACTGGAAGGCCCTGGAGGCGCACCTGCTGGACCAGTCGCCGCCGGTGATGAGCTACAACCGCATGTTTGCCTTGTTCGGCGAGAACAACCCGGAAAACCTGCAACTGCTGCCCGACCCGTTGCTGCGGCCGCTGGCGCACCTGATGATCGACGAGTTCCAGGACGTGTCACCGCAGATCGTCAGCTGGCTGCGCGCCAGCCTCGCCGAGATCCGTCGTCGCGGCCCGGCGATGCACACCGGCTGCCATGCCCAGCACTCGTCGCTGCTGTGCGTGGGCGACGACTGGCAGTCGATCTACGGCTGGCGCGGCAGTTCGCCCAAGTACTTCATGGAATTCACCAAGGCCTTCCCGTCGCCGGCCAACACCCGGGTAATGCTGGTCGACAACTACCGTTGCCAGCAGCAGGTGATCGATGCGGCCGAACACTTGGTCAAGGGCACCCCGGCGATTGCCGGCAAGAAAGCCCGGGCCAGCGGGCCGGCGGCCGAGTTGCCAGGCTCGCCGGTCAAGGTGTTCGACCGTGACGAGGCAGCCCTGGGTGAAACGCTGATCGAGCACTACCAGCGTGGCGAGACGGTAATGATGCTGTACCGCAAGGGCAGCGACAGGGCGCTGATGAACGAGCACCTGCAAGGCGTGCTGCACGCCGAGGCGGCGTTGCCGGCCGAGCAGCGCCGACTGCGCCAGTTGACCTACCACAGTGCCAAGGGCTTGCAGGCCGATGCAGTGTTCATGCTGGGCGACTGCCAGTACCTGACCAGTTCACCCTACAAGAACCAGGTGTATCGCCAGGCCGGGCTGGGCAAGGCCGGTGATGCCCAGCCGTTCGATACCGCGCAGAAGGAAGAGGTGCAGCGCCTGGCCTATGTGGCGGTAACCCGCGCGGTCAGGCACTGCTATTGGCATGTGGAGGCGGCCAACGCAGAGGCGGCGGCAGCGCCGCGTGCGTCGAGCCAGGTGGATGGGCGGCAGGCCTTCTTCGAAGACCTGCGTGGTCATTGATCAGCGTTCAGGCGTCGAGGACGTCCTCTTGCCGGGTAAGGCTCAGCAGTAGCCCTGCTTCCACCTCCTGCTGTGCCTCGGTCAAGGCTTTCGTAGTCCTGACATAGGCTTGCTCATTGAGAGGAACCCGACGTAGCGTGCCATTTTCGTCCAGTGCAGGGTCAGGCATTTCCGGGGCCAATGCACGTAATATCGCGTCGTCCAGGTGCGTGACCGGCTCCTGAGTTTCATCCAGGCAATAGAACAGGTAATCGAGGCCCGGCCGCCAGAAGTCGGTAATGGCTTCGAACTGGCTGGCATATTGGCGCTTGAGGTAGTCAGCCCAGACCGGCTGTTGGCTCATCCACTGCTGTCGGGCGGAGGAGTCGGCATCGAGTTCGAGCACAGCAGCGCGGACGTTGTCGACGATTTGCTGGTTTATGTTGGCGAAATGGCGATAAATCATGCCGCTGCTAGGTTCGGGGAAATCGAGTTCTTCGGCCAAGGACTGGCGCAGTGCCAGGCGAACTTCGATATCGTCGACCCGTTCTCTGGCCAGGACCGCATCAGGGATTGCCGCAGGGACATCCAGCACGTCAAGGTCCGGTAACTGACCGGCATCTCCACCTAGCGCCGCCCTGCGCACGATGCGATGCGTGCTGATGCGGTCCGCCAGTTCGTTGACTTTTTCGCGACGATACAGCTTGCGGTAAAGGTCGAGCAGCGGCTTGGCCGTACCCCTTGCCAACCCTGAGGCCTGGCTGGCCAGCAACTCTACTTCCAGGGCGCTGAATGCATCGGCGCCGGCATCACCGCAAGCGGGTGGGAAGGTATGCGCCACCTCGTTCAACCGCTCGCGCAGCGCTGTATCCTCGTGGGCCTGCTTCAACAGTGCCCACACTCGGGCACGCAGGCCTTGCGGATCCCTTTGCGCTTCCAACGAGTAGGTCAGGCGCTCCAACACCGTTTGCAGGTCGCCATTGTCGTTCTGGTCGAACAGGTCGGACCACATCTGCTGCTGCTGGTCGGTCGCGGCGTCGCGCCAGAGCCCTTGCCACTCCTGCCTTTCGGGCGTGTGCTCGAAGATATTGACGCCGCTGGCTCTCAGGCGCCTGGCCGACTCGGTCTCCAGATCGTTGTAGTTGAAGAGCCAGCGGCGCTCGGGCAAGCGGGCGGCGACGTCCCGCGCATAGGGGCTGCGCAGGATACCTTCGAGGTCTGGAACATGGTGAATGCGGTTGGATGAGAGGTCCAGGTAGCGCAACTGGTACTGTGGCTGATTCATCAAGGTGGTCAGGCCAGTAGGAAATGCCTGCAAATGAGCGTTGGACAGGTTCAGGCGCTGCAGCCGCGCCATGTAGCGCACATCAGGCGCGTGCTGCAGCGGGTTGAAGTCCAGGTCCAGTTGCTGCGGATGGATCATGTCCTGAAAGCGCGTGGCGAGGTTTTCATCGAGTGTGATGCCATTGTGCCCCAGCCTCAGGACATCCAGTGGCCGGCCGCAGAGGAAAGTCATTGTCGCTTCATCCAGTGTCAGCTGGTTGCGGCGCAAATTCAGTTGGCGCAGGTCTGGCATCGCCGCCAGCACACGTTGTGCGGTGGGTGAGAGGGTAGCAAGGGTGTTGTTGGTCAGATCCAGCGTGCGCAGCCTGGGCACCGCTTCAAGTGCCTCGAACAGTGCTTGCGCGTCGATTGTACGGTTGTTGGTCACTTCCAGCACTTGCAGGTTGGGGAAGCGTGACAGGAACGCCCTGTCCAGTCGTTGCAGTTGCAGCTCGTCCAGCTTGAGTTCACGGATGTGGGGCAGGCTGGCT
Encoded here:
- a CDS encoding LysR substrate-binding domain-containing protein, translating into MNPVSELAFFTQLIRVGSLAGTARELNLTPPAVSKRLAQLEQRLGVRLLNRTTRSISLTAEGETYLVNAKRILGEIEEMERQVSSSRAEPKGLLRVNAPLGFGRTHVGPAVSSFAKRYPEVEVQLHLTDRPIALPNDAIDVAIRFGELPDSRLIARKIAANRRRLCASPGYLEAHGTPESPKDLASHNCIVLRQNDAAFGIWRLSRGKQSESVKVHGSLSTNDGEVALNWALDGQGILLRAEWNLADHLRSGRLVEVLGDYHTPPADIYAVYLERLNLSAKVSCFVEHLRAFFRQGDSLAAWH
- a CDS encoding isochorismatase family protein, producing MRQVLLIVDVQSTFSPPEWLVDGLRRLSANIPTIASVELHDEQVTPFERQLGWHPAAEDDSLVEADQVFVKHGYGQSAEAIDYIKKLGVERVLVCGLQTETCVLAAGFALFDAGLMPTLVTDMTVGSSLDRSGKLGIDLWKHHFRQVTTSAEVLAEVAVPG
- a CDS encoding pirin family protein → MLQLRPFESLGHANHGWLDAHHHFSFAEYYDPARMHWGNLRVWNDDLIAAGSGFPPHPHRDMEIITYVREGAISHQDSLGNKGRTEAGDVQVMSAGTGIVHSEYNLEDVDTRIFQIWIVPERTGEAPQWGSRPFPKGERGEGFVTLASGRAGDEDSLQIRTDARLVAATLRAGETAEYRFDAARRGYLVPAKGLVEVNGLRAKARDGVAIEQEEVLRVTAIEDSEIVLVDVA
- a CDS encoding UvrD-helicase domain-containing protein, whose product is MRRTCPLILFFNGVTVAHEQPQAPADLTPPAQLPWFRRLAARLLGRGLTRLHAQHRDSWFLGHASGQRSGHADGVREGFERGRVEGYEAGRQVLVIRDTRPDTAAVPGRDDNLFDDWRLPLTAELKKRFKADVAQRLPAEAQPSAAQWKLIFSDTPSTCVVAGAGAGKSTSLVLRILLLRHYLGYELDAMTVVTFTRESRKDFIKRLLQVFALWQINLQPLQARELVRTFHSRILPLVRSLPGFGQVRAFETLGNEMPAGREAEAESNPFDLRLNDAQRQQLNQCYSTLLGESPRFAELIGLLRSEALQLKPLDPNNPDVQKRAQVTQLAAQRDEELCDVIEDLWFAAGAWPIKGIEPCRETIQIRGSRFHVHGRLAGQGPLLVLGFDPAESAQYQRPGAKLAVRAEWAVKRTLLQAFCDQPLIWLDNYAMARRLAASLAGDAVAGPGFEYKVKGELAPAPLLDAFVGAANFIENLGLEVNTAVAAMNFPSGDSDALFFEALALYWKALEAHLLDQSPPVMSYNRMFALFGENNPENLQLLPDPLLRPLAHLMIDEFQDVSPQIVSWLRASLAEIRRRGPAMHTGCHAQHSSLLCVGDDWQSIYGWRGSSPKYFMEFTKAFPSPANTRVMLVDNYRCQQQVIDAAEHLVKGTPAIAGKKARASGPAAELPGSPVKVFDRDEAALGETLIEHYQRGETVMMLYRKGSDRALMNEHLQGVLHAEAALPAEQRRLRQLTYHSAKGLQADAVFMLGDCQYLTSSPYKNQVYRQAGLGKAGDAQPFDTAQKEEVQRLAYVAVTRAVRHCYWHVEAANAEAAAAPRASSQVDGRQAFFEDLRGH